The sequence atacactcTAGTCAATTTGTTTATGCATAACGCATAGCAAAATGATATAACTACACTTCATCACAAAAAATCAGATAAGCTTCGAACTGCATCAGCAAGCAGATTGattgaaaactaaaatcaaATTCATTGAAGGCCCGTGAATTACCTGTTCAAAGAGTCATTTCGGCAAAAATGTAATGAAGTTGTACTTTGTAGTCGATATAGAATTCCCCTGGAACAATTGAACGCATAATAATTAAAACCGAATACAAACAAAATGAAGTAAGATTTAAAGTGGCAGATAACAGAACATAGATTACATATCCTACACGTTTATACTAATAAACTTGTTGATGGCACATGGTGGAGGTAAAACAAAATCCTGAAAACATCCACTGTGCTAGAAACATATTCTAGATTCTGAGAAGGCCATATCCTAATATTCTGTTCTACGATCCAGATGAAAGAAAGGCAGGGCACTCAAGAACTAaagagaaattattcattatttaAGTTGGGTTAGTTCTAAACATTGAAAGGCAGCCAATATTTGAAGAACCTAATAACTTGTATCAATTTATATATACAAAATCGGGGTATATATAAAAATCACTCACAGAATCCAAAGAGTAGTAACATAATTCAATGTAATTCCTCTTGCAAAGACACCAACTTTTCGCAACAATgagattaaaaaccaaatcaaccaaCTATCAAAATCCAATGAGTGGTAAACAAGCTATACATTATGCAAAATAGGCAATCAAACGGCCAAAAAACAGCCACAAAATCCAACCTTTTTGCACAGCTTGAGACGTTTCCGCCGCAATGCCTCTCCTTGCTTCTGCTCAGCTTcccttctcctcttcttcttcctcttgtgAAACCCAAACACGAAATTGCTTCACAAAATCCAAACAAGCAAAGCATCAAAACCCGAAAAATCAAAAAACCCAATTCAGAAAACgcgaaaagaaacaaaatttcagGGCTTAGATTTCATCACTGAGCAAATTTTGTGATGGCGGTTTTTACTACCTGAGGATTTGAAAGAAAAGTTGAAatatgaaaaccccaaattctaatctTAATTTGAcctaaaaatcaaaaccctaatttgttcaagtgcagaggtctatcattgaaaatttctcaaacccaaaacaacaaaatcaaatgaaGCTCAGTAATACCACAATCTGCAAAACAAATTGACGAAATAAAGCGAAGATGCGAAGTTTACCAGACAAGTCGGAGCAGATGAGGGTGAGCAGATGCAGATGAGGGAAGGCGCAGAGATCAGAATGAGGAAGATGACGATGAGGGAGCAGGGCAAGGACGACGATGAGGGAAGACGCAGCGATGAGGACGAGCGACGTAGGTTCTTGGATGAGTGACTCTCTCGCGGCTTTCTCTCAGGGCTTACGAGTCCTCCCGAAACTGGGGTTCCTCGTTAAGAACGCGTAAGGAGGTGAATAATCCGAGCGAGTCCGACCTAAGGTCATTAAAACTAATCCTGCTACAAACCAAACAAGggactatagtctagtccagtccagtcctccCTAGTCCTGTCAAACAAACGGCCCCTGAAAGTCTATGTGGACGACATTATGATTTTAAGACTAAAGACGTGGAGATCACATCAAAAACCTTGCTCATTCATGAAAATGATGTGAGAGAGAGAATCATGCATCATTCGTGAGTTGTTTCTCttattatatttaatatattttcttccacccaaataatttgttttttaatacatccaatataaataatattagaAGGAGAATCAACCATACAGTCCACCGAGGAATTTAATTCCATGAACTACCAATAGCATTGATAAGGGATGGGTAAAATACCCATGGGTTTGGGTAACCGTGGTTATCTACCCATTTAAAGTTGGCGGTTACGGTTATGAGTAACCGTTTTGACAAATAAACGGTTAtaagtataaccgtttatctgTGAAATTTAAACGGACGGTTATGAGTATTATccgcggttataacgggtatccatcggttatgggtattacacgcggttataacgggtatccatttacccatttaatttaatatatgtaaaattaaaaacccttaGAGAACTCACAAGTTGTTCGGCCGTCCCTGACCTTGAGCTTTGTTCAGAACTTAGCGCTTTTCACAAGTTGTTCAGAACTCacaatttgttttgggtatacTGGATTTAGTTGGGTAACTTCATTTCTGAACACTATTAGTTGAGGTTTGATTAATTTGTGAGAAATTTTGGTTCTGCAATTTGTTTGGTTCTATGTTAAATTTTGGCTTTTCACAAGTTGTAGCAGAAAAATATCATTCTTAAATATTTCAATTATTAGAATTGTATGaggacttaaatgattaaaatagggaaatgcATGCTAAAATGTGCTTATaatggtgtttaattgtcagaaaacgaaaattatgacaaatatttattttgtaatttttaagttgttaaaaaaaacatgtagacgggtgaaaaatgggtaaatgggtaaaaaaagaTTAACGGGTTCAAAAACAGGTAAATGattatggttatggttaaatgggtaaatggttatggttaaatggataAACGGTTATGTGGGTATtgatataaatggttatggataaataaccgcggtttCCCGCCCgacataaccgttgcccatccctagcaTTGACTCATTATATTCACGAGAAATGAAAtctcaaggaaaaaaaatgtagaTGGACTGAATAAAGAATATAGTAGCCGATTTTTCCTTTTGGTGCTGAAATGCACTACGGTACTCGTAAGTAAAGGTAACTTACATCATGTAAGCTAAAATGTAAGCTAAATGAAACCGGTTAATTGTTATTGTAacattttggtttaattatGTATTGTTATctggaaaaaaaatttacacatTGTAATGTCTTGAATTGACAGACTGGTCCAATTATATATTGGTATGTGAAGACAAATTTACATATTGTAATGTATTGAACTGAAGGGTAAATTTCATGTAAGTAGTTCATAAACACAGAAGACATGAAAAATGGGCAAAATTTACGCATAAATTGTTACCGAAAGCGTCGAGCGTGCCAAAAAAACTACCCTGTAAAATGTATGATGCATCCCCCACAAAGCACTAGTCCAAGCGTATTTAACACGATTCACCATGGTTAGCAATTAGCAAAACGAGACGGTCATAACTACCAGTCGTGGCCGTCAAACGACCAACCGAACACAAACAAACACCTTCCAGAACCGACCACAAATGGTGGTCCATCTCATCACGATTTCACTTCTCAATTTGGAACAAAAAATTCTGGGTTCTCACTGAATGTCTTCGACTCCGGCAATGGCGCTGCATGTTTCCTGGTACGACTTCGTCTGCTTCGCCATTGTTGGGGTTTCTTTTCTGGCGGCGTCGTGGGTGATCTGGAGGAAGGAAGGAGCTTCGGAGAGATTCGAAGACAGCACAATGTACGAGAGCCTTCTGGTGAGCCGCCCTGACAGCCACGTGTTTGTCAGCGCCCTGCCGAGGGGCCACGTCAGCACCTCCCAGCTCTGGACTAGCTGCTGGAAAGGGCTCCACCCCGGCTGGCTCTTCGCCTTTCGATTCGTCTCGTTTCTGGCTTTGGCTGGGTTCTTGGCTTGGGATCTTGTCGAATGGGATGCTTCCATTTTCATTTACTACACCGAGTAAGTAGGATTTTACTTCAAGTTTGtggctttttttcaaatttcataaCTTGATGTGTTGCTTTTTTGGTATATAAATTGTGGATAATCAATTCTTTTATATTACGAGCGATATTCTACAttaatctacactaaggagggaGGGTTTGAACCCGAACGCAATGgccatcataatgatgtttttatTGCTTTTAATTTGTGCAAACCCACATTAGGAAAGTACATTAGCTTCCACTTGTTATAATAAATTTGGTTTACGAGTAGAACAGTAGTAGTGATTTGATGAGAAAGGCGAGACCGGTGATCAGTTTGGCTAACTGTGTGAAAGGATGATACATCGAGCTTTCCCAACTTTGTGCACATCATGTGTACGAGCCACATCCTGTCTGGCGCGCATTGCTTGTGGATAATTAACAAGGACATGGCCTATTTGCATTGAAACTAGATTGAAGCATCACTTGCAATAAAATATCTCTTCAGAAGATGAGCATGTGCATAGACTGCAGTGATCACTGACATGATGAAGAACATGGGTTTAAAATTTGTTAACATCTCACCGTCTTAGTTCCTCAGTAATTGTTACTGTTATTCCTCGTGTTTTTATTCATATCAAAATTGTTTTAAGATTGAGTTCTCTCATTCTACTTATACTTTCAAACTGTGTCCATTGTCGAATCGCAGTGCAAGTTATTCACTGGATAGGTATCCTCCATATGTATGTCACTTTCAGTTGATTACAGTATGTGACCTTATGTGTGTTGGTGTTATGTCAACAATCTCCTTAACAGTTTTTTCGACCTTGTTAATCTGCAGGTGGACATTTACACTGGTTATGATCTATTTTGCGGTATGTCATGCGATACAACATCACACGTTCTTCTTCAAAATAAAACACATGTTTTCCCTTATTATTGGCTTGTTCTGTTAGTTGTCCATATCTTAATGCTCTATACACTCTGTGGTGGAGACTTTTGGGGTTTGGATGTTTAAACTAATGAATTAGCAAAACGATATCTATTTCAAATCAGTCCTGCTTTGCCTTTACCCATTGCTAATTTCTCTGCATAGCTGGGAACTCTAGTGTCTGGGTATGGTTGTTGGTTGTCCTTAAACAAGCCCCCCACTGAAAATGGGACAAGGTCAGAAGCATTGAGAAGGGATGTGGAAGAGAATAATGGAACTGTGAATACCCATAGGCGAAACGGAATTAAGAGTACCATCAAATTGCAAAGCCAGTATGCTCAGGAGGAGATTCAGAAACGAACAGGATATTGGGGATATCTTATGCAAATTGCATTCCAGGTTAGTTAATCAAGAACCAGATTTTGTACTTTGTTGGTGAGCCAGGTTGTATATATTTACTCATGCATTAACTAACTCATATCAAATTGGGGCTACTAGAAATATACAATGATGTAGAATAGTAGTAGTCCCGATCTGTCTGATGCTGGGGAATTATAGCTTGCTTAGAAACATTTTGATGAACAAATTTGTTTGAGGTGTGCAGTATGGTGAGAAGCTGATATATCTTGGTAACAGACTTGTGCAGGAGCTGTTGTCCTCACAGATGTCGTCTTTTGGTGTATCATCCTCCCATTTTTATCAAATGCTCACCTTGGCCTCAATACGGTGAGaatctgctttttttttttaatatgttcaAATTCTAGTGCAACCTTTAAATCTAGGTTCTTTTTGCTTAGCTATGCCCTCATCTATGACAAATAATGCTGCTATCTTATTCTAATCTTCCTATTTTACCTGAATAGATTGATCTGTGACTGACTTGTACATGTGCTTGGCAGTTGATGTGTTGCATGCATATGctgaatgcagcgttccttctTCTGGATACCATTCTCAACAGCCTTGTAAGTATTTTGTTGGCAGCCTGGAAGCACTTGTACTCCGgttttattgtttatttcttCTCATCTGTTTACTGATGTCATTTCCATCTTGTTTTTCAGCCATTTCCATGGTTCCGGCTTTCATATTTTGTCCTCTGGAGCTGCATCTACATTGCCTTCCAGTGGGTCATTCATGCATTAGGTTTCCCATGGTACGCgtaatttattaaaatctttTCTCTCTTGCACAAATATGATCCTTTACTTGCGGTGAAAGAGCTAGTAACATTATTTTGAGTATCTTCCCAGGTGGCCGTATCCATTTCTTGAGCTCAATACGCCATGGGCTCCATTATGGTACACTAGCTTATCTATTCTCCGTTTTGCCTTCACTTCAAGTTCTAGTAAGAACAAAAATGTAATGAAAGCATATTATTTGCAGGTATTTTTGCGGGGCTGTGGCTCACATCCCTTGCTATGGGATTTTTGCAGTGATTATAAAAGCAAAGTATTCACTTCTGCCCAAATTGTTTCCCCACGCTTTTGTGAGGCCATACTAGTAAAGATTAGCTGCTATTCTTCATTAAGGGAGAGTGGGCGGTTGGCTCCGAGAGTGTAAGAACTCTCACCTCCAGAGAGGGTGTACGCTCCACGTCCTACATCGTCTTACTCGGAGGAGTAAATTTCGCCCAATATTCTGTCTTATTTAAAAGAGAAACATACAGTTGGAACTTGGGAGTGGTTTTTCATCTTCATTGTTTTGCTTGTGTATGTTGACAGGGGAATGCTGATCCAATCCGTCCCCCTCCCCTCCCCTCTGCATGTTTTACAATTTACACTGTTTTTGTTGATTAGTTGCAACTTGGACCAATCACACTGaagcttctttctttctgttaTTCTCGCACACTGAAGCTCACACAGATTACTTTCgttatttaaattatattatttttgatGTTTCGTATTTTGGTTTTTATGAATCATGTTCTAATTTTTTCTCCTTGTGCTCCATATAAGAAATTTGGAATCTCAACGCGCCAGTGAGATTCCATCGGCATACGTCGGGTTGTAGACCAATGTATGGGTTTGCAACAAACGAATTGGGCCACGAGTCCCGTTCTCTTGGTTACTTAGCGATCAGAAATTTATGATCATTCATCGTGAGATTAGATATCGAAGTATAAGATTAAAACATCAAATGTGCATTCACTTATTCTCCACCCCTGGTATTAAATCTAATGGTTAATGACCATGCGTTCCTCAATTATCAGGTGActaaaatgacatttttacttcccacttaatactacggtctattgatattcattttcacttgtatgCAAGGTTCTAAAATACGCTAGGTGCTAGTCTGGTGGCGGGCTAGGGCTAGTGTCTAGGCATCTTTAAGTTTACTATATgtcgtataaataagtgtctatttatacttaaaaaatacataaatttaTTGGAATAGATAAATTACAAAATGAAATGACATAGTTATAAAGTATAAGAATATATTGAAAACATgagaacaaacatataatgagtgttcatccaaaTATTCATCAAGTttcttatattttattaaaaaaaataaaaaccaaaatgagTTATCGATTTTTTATCTAAGTCATAGTCTCGACCTAGGCAggtgcctaggcggtctaggcgggtgcctaagTAGGCTAGGCGGATGCTTAAGCAGGTCTATGCGTCATTTCTTAACTTTCAAATGTCTAGGTATTAATCGGGACGGTGGTTAGCTGCCTATTGCCTAGGCAAGACCTACACTCGAgggaatttttagaacaatgcttGTAAGTGGAAGGTTTTATGTTTGGATCTCGGAACTAATGGATTCGCAACCATTCTACTCTTACCCCCTTTGTATAAGAAAGTAACATTTCTACTTAGgtaaaatataaaatacatGGGCATATGATTCACCTTTaaccattttcatttttgaattaaTGAGTGTGGATATAAATGCttgttcattttcatttttaaattaaattaatgagtTCCTCCACACTTACATTACAAGTTATGTGTTGGCAGTTGCTTtaggatttatttatttattttagtttattttattttttgagttgGGAATATATCATTCCCACGAAGCCAAAGAACAAGGGAAGCCACGAATACATGGAAACATAACTAGTGTCGTACGACTCATGTGGTAAGAAGGGTGTTTTACACACCCCCTTTGTCCTGCCTGTCATCCTGCTACTTGTTCTGACCTCCCTTGCAGTTGTGGTTGCGGATGGTGAGGTGGGTATCTTGATTTGGCTCAAAACTCTCAAATCTACTCTTTGGTTCAGGTGCTTTCTCTGTTTTGGGCTGTTGTGGTGTTGTGTTGCTTTCTCCGGCTTCTTGCTTGGGTTTTCTCCTCCTTGGCGGTGACCTTGGTGGCGGCCGGCTTAGCTGTTGTGGCAACGGTGGGTTGCTgcttgttttggtttttagagttttctatgTTGATCTTTGTTGTCTTACTTTCTCTAGACCTAAGTTAGTATGAGCCTCTCTttatgttttgggttgttgcTCTCCTATTACTTGTGCCTCTTTATTTTGCTTTAtgtcttctttgtttttgtagaaCTGTAATATTTCCGAACATTAATGAAGCTTTATTTtcgaccaaaaaataaaataataataattagatGTAACAGAGATAAAGAGCAGTTCCATTGTTGCTCTTAGCCTGGCACCCATGCCAAATAATGGACTGGCATCCATGAAATTTGCTCCACCCCCAGCCCTTTAGGCTAGCATCTAGCCCAAGTAAGGCCACAT is a genomic window of Malus domestica chromosome 09, GDT2T_hap1 containing:
- the LOC103444298 gene encoding uncharacterized protein, translating into MSSTPAMALHVSWYDFVCFAIVGVSFLAASWVIWRKEGASERFEDSTMYESLLVSRPDSHVFVSALPRGHVSTSQLWTSCWKGLHPGWLFAFRFVSFLALAGFLAWDLVEWDASIFIYYTEWTFTLVMIYFALGTLVSGYGCWLSLNKPPTENGTRSEALRRDVEENNGTVNTHRRNGIKSTIKLQSQYAQEEIQKRTGYWGYLMQIAFQTCAGAVVLTDVVFWCIILPFLSNAHLGLNTLMCCMHMLNAAFLLLDTILNSLPFPWFRLSYFVLWSCIYIAFQWVIHALGFPWWPYPFLELNTPWAPLWYFCGAVAHIPCYGIFAVIIKAKYSLLPKLFPHAFVRPY